A part of Campylobacter concisus genomic DNA contains:
- a CDS encoding thioredoxin, whose translation MRYKILFLCLVSALVMGCVKQYEKHHITLNDSSGIDTQFFPTEKRLKIGDKPYMLFFFGTDCGVCKAAIPDLNTLEKEYGKEVQFIGVLGPSKGFDKDIELLKEHNITFKTTSDKVSVDYFSKAVGGVMGVPVIYFFDKDGKMRSKFIGLTPKSVLESAIRSLL comes from the coding sequence ATGAGATATAAAATTTTATTTTTATGTCTAGTCTCAGCCCTAGTTATGGGCTGCGTCAAGCAGTATGAGAAGCATCACATTACGCTAAATGACTCAAGCGGCATTGATACGCAGTTTTTTCCAACAGAAAAGAGGCTAAAGATAGGCGATAAGCCATATATGCTATTTTTCTTTGGCACTGACTGCGGAGTATGCAAGGCCGCTATACCTGATCTAAATACACTTGAAAAAGAGTATGGTAAAGAGGTTCAATTCATCGGTGTTTTAGGACCTAGTAAAGGCTTTGATAAAGATATTGAGCTTTTAAAAGAGCACAACATTACCTTTAAAACTACGAGTGATAAGGTTTCAGTTGATTACTTTAGCAAGGCAGTTGGTGGTGTCATGGGCGTGCCAGTTATCTATTTTTTTGATAAAGATGGTAAGATGCGATCAAAATTTATCGGTCTTACACCAAAAAGCGTACTTGAAAGTGCTATAAGATCGCTCTTGTAG
- a CDS encoding GTP pyrophosphokinase has translation MAEEEVVVLKPPGEQAEQEAPEEAKTEAPEEIVSLESIASEGVLQDESIPEPIPVKKSNKKLFIIAGVVALVLIILIVVLLVVLLKKDKKENIDTASIVKNIENNYQTQNFGASKIDEMINKANQLYERGNKFEALKIYENVAVYNQSLSNYNLGVSQMKQERCDEAIVSFNKAITDRENTAVSAINAAVCSLELNNTKNFNYYIGLADSFLQYENNSPLYSYYYALINYYKGNYYEALQALSHPNTADYKNEYAYLSAKILSLLGDDERAIAKLESQKAFKADFTLAQLYARLGKYDKARDYLTKASKNTPNIDLIKMTEALIDLKTSDYGDAAAFIKDVYDYNASLPSKIYKIKTILKPDLFDVSLAQAHFSDDIFFDRTRRYETLFYFAPYKVFDAKQSIEQIRKGGVSVFLDDTSAANDYLSQSAAASKVNAKLSEAIAKALSYRLKEANKEFEELASTYPNHSILQYNLALSYAQLGNFSLAAKHFIASYHQDVNNHLAGIFGAICLDINRNLNPKLIEEIGENLENDKSLKPVNLYASLLSLVSGNQSAMIRWLEEPKEQTMLNLAFDIIIAKVTNNDELMAKKADELLKILPNDIIANILNFISKNKEQNVKEYAKAIQIHFNGKQLDSNAFYHGADIIKKQYIKLLQISGLLTRERDKLRAELKNAPKNINLIQTLAYVDIFTNDFEESYKLYNQAIDEFKVNDASTLFLASVAATGAGKVSNAIALLELTKLNDASAIENRIALGLMYQQIDNIKAALIQYSKIGNVEYKSEFYDFEIDND, from the coding sequence GTGGCTGAAGAAGAGGTTGTAGTTTTAAAACCACCTGGCGAGCAAGCAGAGCAAGAAGCGCCTGAAGAGGCAAAAACCGAAGCGCCTGAAGAGATCGTCTCGCTTGAGAGCATCGCAAGTGAAGGCGTGCTACAAGATGAGAGTATCCCAGAGCCAATCCCTGTAAAAAAGAGCAATAAAAAGCTCTTTATAATAGCAGGCGTGGTCGCTCTAGTGCTTATCATCTTAATAGTGGTTTTACTAGTTGTCTTGCTAAAGAAAGACAAAAAAGAGAACATAGATACTGCAAGTATCGTAAAAAATATAGAAAACAACTACCAAACGCAAAATTTTGGCGCTTCAAAGATCGATGAAATGATAAATAAAGCCAATCAGCTTTATGAGCGTGGCAATAAATTTGAGGCTCTAAAAATTTATGAAAACGTAGCTGTTTATAACCAATCTCTCTCAAACTATAACCTCGGCGTTTCGCAGATGAAACAAGAAAGATGTGATGAGGCGATCGTATCTTTTAACAAAGCTATAACCGATAGAGAAAACACAGCAGTTAGCGCCATAAATGCTGCTGTTTGCTCACTTGAGCTAAATAACACTAAAAATTTTAACTACTATATAGGACTTGCGGATTCATTTTTGCAGTATGAAAACAACTCGCCACTTTATAGCTATTACTACGCGCTTATAAACTACTATAAAGGCAACTATTACGAGGCGCTTCAAGCACTTTCTCATCCAAATACTGCAGATTATAAAAACGAATATGCATATTTAAGTGCAAAAATTTTATCACTCCTTGGAGATGATGAAAGAGCAATAGCTAAGCTTGAGAGCCAAAAGGCATTTAAGGCCGACTTCACGCTAGCTCAACTTTATGCAAGACTTGGCAAATACGACAAGGCAAGGGATTATTTAACAAAAGCTTCTAAAAATACGCCAAATATCGATCTTATCAAGATGACTGAGGCGCTAATTGATCTAAAAACTTCTGACTACGGCGACGCGGCTGCATTTATCAAAGATGTTTACGACTACAATGCTTCTTTGCCAAGCAAAATTTACAAGATAAAAACGATACTAAAGCCTGATCTTTTTGATGTCAGCCTAGCTCAGGCACACTTTAGCGATGATATTTTTTTTGATAGAACAAGGCGCTATGAGACGCTTTTTTACTTCGCGCCTTACAAGGTCTTTGATGCAAAACAGAGCATCGAGCAGATAAGAAAAGGCGGTGTTAGCGTCTTTTTAGACGATACATCAGCAGCAAATGACTATCTTAGCCAAAGTGCAGCTGCTTCAAAAGTAAATGCAAAACTTAGTGAAGCTATTGCAAAAGCACTAAGCTATCGCTTAAAAGAAGCAAATAAAGAGTTTGAAGAGCTAGCCAGCACTTATCCAAATCACTCTATCTTACAATACAACCTCGCCCTAAGTTATGCTCAGCTTGGAAATTTTAGCCTTGCTGCAAAACACTTCATAGCAAGCTATCACCAGGATGTAAATAACCATCTTGCAGGTATTTTTGGGGCGATTTGTCTAGATATAAATAGAAATTTAAACCCAAAACTCATTGAAGAGATCGGCGAAAATTTAGAAAATGACAAGAGTTTAAAGCCTGTAAATTTATATGCCTCGCTTCTAAGCCTGGTTAGCGGCAACCAAAGTGCGATGATAAGGTGGCTTGAAGAGCCAAAAGAGCAGACAATGCTAAATTTAGCCTTTGATATCATCATCGCAAAAGTAACAAACAATGATGAGCTAATGGCAAAGAAAGCTGATGAACTACTAAAAATTTTGCCAAATGATATTATTGCAAATATCTTAAATTTCATCTCGAAAAACAAAGAGCAAAATGTCAAAGAGTATGCAAAAGCGATACAAATTCACTTTAATGGTAAGCAGCTTGATTCAAACGCTTTCTATCACGGCGCTGATATCATCAAAAAACAATACATCAAGCTACTTCAAATTTCGGGCTTACTTACAAGAGAGCGTGATAAGTTAAGAGCTGAGCTAAAAAATGCTCCAAAGAATATAAATTTGATCCAAACTCTAGCCTATGTCGATATCTTTACAAACGATTTTGAGGAGAGCTATAAACTTTATAATCAAGCAATCGATGAGTTTAAAGTAAATGACGCTAGCACATTATTTTTAGCATCTGTGGCTGCAACAGGAGCTGGAAAAGTATCAAACGCGATCGCACTTTTAGAGCTAACAAAACTAAATGATGCTAGTGCTATCGAAAATAGAATAGCTCTTGGCCTAATGTATCAGCAGATAGATAATATAAAAGCAGCTCTTATACAATACAGCAAAATAGGAAATGTTGAGTATAAAAGCGAATTTTACGACTTTGAGATAGATAATGACTGA
- a CDS encoding serine--tRNA ligase: MINLKLLETNYDEFVKKLEGKNVKAGLLDELLQTFNELKQKRKALENFQAIQNAKSKELGIKARAGEDVSELKNELNLNKAALADADEIVKQYEEKLEQISFNVPNITDDDVPFGKDEDDNVCIKTVLEPTKFSFTPKEHWELGESLGWLDFERGAKLSGSRFTVLRGMGARLSRALVNYMIDFNSVRGFELVNVPYLVSSNTLFGTGQLPKFEEDLYKVRDEDLYLIPTSEVPVTNLYNDTIIEAEQLPIKMTCYSACFRQEAGSAGRDTRGMIRQHQFEKVELVSITRPDQSEDVLNEMVSCASDLLTSLGLPHRHMLLCSGDLGFSAAKTIDLEVWLPGQGKYREISSISNTRDFQARRAKIRFKDGKKNMLVNTLNGSSLAVGRTLIAIIENYQKADGTIEIPEVLKRYM; this comes from the coding sequence ATGATAAATTTAAAACTACTCGAGACAAATTACGATGAATTTGTAAAAAAACTTGAGGGCAAAAATGTAAAAGCTGGGCTACTTGACGAGCTTTTACAAACTTTTAACGAGCTAAAACAAAAGCGCAAAGCACTTGAAAATTTCCAAGCGATCCAAAACGCAAAGAGCAAAGAGCTTGGCATAAAGGCAAGAGCTGGCGAAGATGTAAGCGAGCTTAAAAATGAGCTAAATTTAAACAAAGCTGCCCTTGCTGACGCCGATGAGATCGTTAAACAATATGAAGAAAAGCTTGAACAAATTTCATTTAATGTGCCAAATATCACCGATGATGACGTGCCATTTGGTAAGGACGAAGACGATAATGTCTGCATCAAAACGGTGCTTGAGCCAACTAAATTTAGCTTTACGCCAAAAGAGCACTGGGAGCTAGGTGAGAGCCTTGGTTGGCTTGACTTTGAAAGGGGCGCAAAGCTCTCAGGATCTCGCTTTACCGTGCTTCGTGGCATGGGAGCAAGGCTTAGTAGAGCGCTTGTTAATTACATGATCGACTTTAACAGCGTGCGTGGCTTTGAGCTTGTAAATGTCCCTTATCTAGTAAGCTCAAACACTCTTTTCGGCACCGGTCAGCTGCCTAAATTTGAAGAGGATCTTTACAAAGTGCGTGACGAAGACCTCTATCTCATCCCAACCAGCGAAGTACCTGTGACGAATTTATACAATGACACGATCATTGAAGCTGAGCAGTTACCTATAAAGATGACTTGCTACTCAGCATGCTTCCGCCAAGAGGCAGGCTCAGCAGGACGTGACACAAGAGGTATGATCCGCCAGCACCAGTTTGAAAAGGTCGAGCTAGTAAGTATCACAAGACCTGATCAAAGCGAAGACGTGCTAAATGAGATGGTATCGTGCGCAAGCGATCTACTAACTAGCCTTGGACTTCCTCACCGCCATATGCTTCTTTGCAGTGGCGATCTTGGCTTTAGCGCGGCAAAGACGATAGACCTTGAGGTTTGGCTACCTGGTCAAGGTAAATATAGAGAGATTAGCTCTATTTCCAATACTCGTGATTTTCAAGCAAGGCGTGCAAAAATTCGCTTTAAAGATGGCAAGAAAAATATGCTTGTAAATACGCTAAATGGCTCGAGTCTAGCTGTGGGCAGGACCCTTATTGCCATCATAGAGAACTACCAAAAAGCAGATGGCACTATTGAAATTCCAGAAGTTCTTAAAAGGTATATGTAG
- a CDS encoding copper resistance protein CopD produces MQNLYPYAQIVHLFCAIIFVGYLFFDVIIFKAACKKMPPELAQKTKQAIGSVAIKIMPLCILLLVLTGGMMMSSWVGSKAGGYFETNLQIIFMIKFFLAMLIVAAVITNLSCKFIFKRPSPLGNIHPFALTAAVFIVLFAKVMFMV; encoded by the coding sequence ATGCAAAATTTATATCCATACGCACAGATAGTTCATCTTTTTTGTGCAATCATCTTTGTTGGTTACCTCTTTTTTGATGTAATCATTTTTAAGGCAGCTTGTAAAAAAATGCCACCTGAGCTTGCTCAAAAGACAAAACAAGCTATCGGTTCAGTTGCTATTAAGATAATGCCACTTTGTATCTTGCTTTTGGTATTAACTGGAGGCATGATGATGAGTAGCTGGGTCGGATCAAAGGCTGGAGGCTACTTTGAGACAAATTTACAAATCATTTTTATGATCAAATTTTTCTTAGCGATGCTAATCGTAGCTGCGGTTATAACAAATTTGAGCTGCAAATTTATATTTAAACGCCCTAGCCCACTTGGCAACATTCACCCATTTGCGCTAACAGCGGCAGTTTTTATAGTACTTTTTGCAAAAGTTATGTTTATGGTTTAA
- a CDS encoding shikimate kinase, translating into MKTKNNNIVLIGFMGVGKGTTARALSKALKTMNLDCDDLLESSQNMKIKAIFEEYGEEHFRQLEKDLAKFLATNVKNAIISTGGGFAKVKNLNKIGTVIYLKASFDAIMQRLKNSKNSEKKLAKRPLLSDLKRAEALHLEREELYEKKADYIVEVEGKTPKQIVKEIRMLLKI; encoded by the coding sequence ATGAAAACAAAGAACAATAATATCGTTTTGATAGGATTTATGGGCGTTGGCAAGGGTACGACCGCAAGGGCGCTAAGCAAGGCACTAAAGACGATGAACCTTGACTGCGACGACCTGCTAGAGAGCTCACAAAATATGAAGATAAAAGCTATCTTTGAAGAGTACGGAGAGGAGCATTTTAGGCAGCTTGAAAAAGATCTGGCTAAATTTCTAGCAACAAATGTCAAAAATGCAATCATCTCAACTGGCGGAGGCTTTGCAAAGGTTAAAAATTTAAATAAGATCGGCACCGTGATCTATCTAAAAGCTAGTTTTGACGCGATCATGCAAAGGCTAAAAAATAGCAAAAATAGCGAGAAAAAGCTTGCCAAACGTCCACTTTTAAGTGATCTAAAAAGAGCTGAGGCATTGCATCTGGAGCGAGAGGAGCTTTATGAGAAAAAGGCTGATTACATCGTCGAAGTCGAGGGTAAAACTCCAAAGCAAATCGTGAAAGAGATAAGGATGCTTTTAAAGATTTAG
- a CDS encoding ribosome biogenesis GTPase Der translates to MQKVILVGKPNVGKSSLFNRLARRRIAITSDVSGTTRDTNKAKIEVEGKECILIDSGGLDDSSELFKNVKAKTLAEAKNSDVILYMVDGKMMPDDEDRAIFYELSKLNLPIALVINKIDSKKNEQREWEFISFGAKNSFGISVSHNTGVDELSMWLAKHLEDKVQIKADTSEDFDDFLENYNDEGELSDEIDYESKNIRVGIIGRVNVGKSSLLNALVKESRAVVSDVAGTTIDPVNEIYEHDGRVFEFVDTAGIRKRGKIEGIERYALNRTEKILEETDVALLVLDSSEPLTELDERIAGIASKFELGVIIVLNKWDKSSEEFDELCKEIKDRFKFLVYAPIISVSALGGKRVYKIYPLIVEIYKNYTQKIQTSKLNEVIGEATKAHPLPRDKGRVVKIYYAVQFKTAPIMIALIMNRPKCLHFSYKRYLTNKLRESFNLTGVPIVLIPKKRGESDENKEQ, encoded by the coding sequence TTGCAAAAAGTAATATTAGTAGGCAAGCCAAATGTCGGCAAAAGCTCACTTTTTAACCGCTTAGCAAGAAGACGCATCGCCATAACAAGCGACGTTAGCGGCACTACAAGAGATACAAACAAAGCTAAGATCGAAGTTGAGGGCAAAGAGTGTATATTAATCGACAGCGGCGGGCTTGATGATAGCAGCGAGCTTTTTAAAAACGTAAAAGCAAAGACCTTAGCAGAGGCTAAAAACTCAGACGTTATCCTCTACATGGTCGATGGCAAAATGATGCCAGATGATGAGGATAGAGCCATTTTTTACGAGCTTAGCAAGCTAAATTTACCAATCGCTCTAGTCATCAATAAAATAGACAGCAAAAAAAATGAGCAAAGGGAGTGGGAATTTATAAGCTTTGGCGCGAAAAATTCCTTTGGAATTTCCGTAAGTCACAACACAGGCGTTGATGAGCTTAGCATGTGGCTAGCAAAGCACTTAGAAGATAAAGTGCAGATAAAGGCCGATACGAGTGAAGATTTTGATGACTTTTTAGAAAACTATAACGACGAGGGCGAGCTAAGCGACGAGATAGACTATGAGAGCAAAAACATCAGAGTTGGCATCATAGGCCGCGTAAATGTCGGCAAAAGCTCACTTCTAAACGCACTTGTAAAAGAGAGTCGCGCCGTCGTTAGCGACGTAGCAGGCACTACGATTGACCCAGTAAATGAAATTTATGAGCATGATGGCAGGGTTTTTGAGTTTGTCGATACTGCTGGTATTAGAAAGCGCGGCAAGATCGAGGGTATCGAGAGATACGCACTAAATAGAACTGAGAAAATTTTAGAAGAGACAGACGTTGCACTACTCGTGCTTGATAGCTCTGAGCCACTAACCGAGCTTGATGAGCGTATCGCTGGCATCGCCTCAAAATTTGAGCTTGGCGTCATCATCGTGCTAAACAAATGGGACAAAAGCAGCGAAGAATTTGACGAGCTTTGCAAAGAGATAAAGGATAGGTTTAAATTCTTAGTATACGCGCCGATAATTAGCGTCTCGGCACTTGGTGGCAAAAGAGTGTATAAAATTTATCCGCTTATAGTTGAAATTTATAAAAACTACACTCAAAAAATTCAAACTTCAAAGCTAAATGAAGTGATCGGCGAAGCGACCAAAGCGCACCCACTGCCACGAGATAAAGGCAGAGTTGTGAAAATCTACTACGCAGTGCAGTTTAAGACAGCACCTATCATGATAGCGCTCATTATGAACCGTCCAAAATGCCTGCACTTTAGCTACAAACGCTATTTAACAAATAAGCTTAGAGAGAGCTTTAATCTAACTGGCGTGCCTATCGTGCTAATCCCTAAAAAACGTGGAGAGAGCGATGAAAACAAAGAACAATAA
- a CDS encoding 3-deoxy-8-phosphooctulonate synthase, whose amino-acid sequence MILIAGPCVIESEQLVFDVAKRLVKFNEDKRIDFYFKSSFDKANRTSISSFRGPGLEKGCEILAKVKKEFGFKILTDIHESYQAAPVGEVADVLQIPAFLCRQTDLLVAAAKTKAVVNIKKGQFLAASAMKHSVKKVLETRGVKGEGYEVAKQNGVWLTERGSTFGYGNLVVDMRNLVLMREFAPVIFDATHSVQMPSALGEKSGGDARFVPYLARAAAAAGVDGFFYETHVNPCEALCDGPNMLNLDELDANIDQIFKIKQALGDAN is encoded by the coding sequence ATGATATTAATAGCAGGGCCTTGCGTCATAGAAAGCGAGCAGCTCGTTTTCGACGTGGCAAAAAGGCTAGTTAAATTTAACGAAGATAAGCGGATAGATTTTTATTTCAAATCAAGCTTTGATAAGGCGAATCGCACGAGTATAAGCTCGTTTCGCGGGCCCGGACTTGAAAAAGGGTGCGAAATTTTAGCTAAGGTAAAAAAGGAATTCGGCTTTAAAATTTTAACCGATATCCACGAGAGCTACCAGGCCGCGCCTGTTGGCGAAGTGGCCGACGTGCTGCAAATCCCCGCGTTTTTATGCCGTCAGACCGATCTGCTCGTAGCTGCGGCTAAGACAAAGGCGGTCGTAAATATCAAAAAAGGGCAGTTTTTAGCAGCCTCTGCGATGAAACACTCGGTCAAAAAAGTGCTAGAAACGCGCGGCGTAAAGGGCGAGGGATACGAGGTCGCTAAACAAAACGGCGTGTGGCTAACGGAGCGAGGCAGCACCTTTGGCTACGGAAATTTAGTCGTAGATATGCGAAATTTGGTGCTGATGAGGGAGTTTGCGCCGGTGATTTTCGACGCGACGCATAGCGTGCAGATGCCGTCGGCTTTGGGCGAGAAAAGCGGCGGAGACGCGAGATTTGTGCCCTATCTAGCGCGAGCTGCGGCGGCTGCCGGCGTGGACGGATTTTTTTACGAGACGCACGTAAATCCTTGCGAGGCGCTTTGCGACGGGCCTAATATGCTAAATTTGGACGAGCTAGACGCAAATATCGATCAAATTTTTAAGATAAAGCAAGCTCTTGGCGATGCAAACTAA
- a CDS encoding chaperonin: protein MQTKGFLWVLGGAVAECGWAYGLKHAQDAVGFALTAALVCVSFVSFIKALKYIPVSVAYTVFVGFGAFFIVVAESVSEYGSSGQAPDPLRLFFIATLVAGVLGLKRLKS from the coding sequence ATGCAAACTAAGGGCTTTTTGTGGGTATTAGGCGGCGCGGTCGCCGAGTGCGGCTGGGCGTACGGGCTAAAACACGCCCAAGATGCCGTAGGATTCGCGCTTACTGCCGCGTTAGTCTGCGTTAGCTTCGTATCGTTTATAAAGGCTTTAAAATACATCCCCGTTAGCGTCGCATATACCGTATTTGTGGGATTTGGAGCGTTTTTTATCGTGGTCGCCGAAAGCGTTAGCGAATACGGCTCAAGCGGCCAGGCGCCAGATCCCTTGCGGCTATTTTTCATAGCGACGCTAGTTGCAGGCGTACTGGGGCTAAAAAGGCTAAAATCTTGA
- a CDS encoding multidrug transporter: MHVLALLAAGCCEVLGVFFLTKFQKSVGVKKAANFLILTANFALSLWLLSYAMQAMAMSVAYAIWTGIGAIGAVGVGVVFNGEKMSAQKAFYLSLITLNAVMLKII, translated from the coding sequence ATGCACGTTTTAGCTCTTTTAGCAGCGGGATGCTGCGAGGTTTTGGGCGTGTTTTTTCTAACGAAATTTCAAAAAAGCGTCGGCGTGAAAAAGGCGGCGAATTTTTTGATTTTAACCGCGAATTTCGCCCTTTCGCTCTGGCTTTTGAGCTATGCGATGCAGGCGATGGCGATGTCGGTGGCGTACGCGATTTGGACGGGCATCGGAGCGATCGGAGCCGTGGGCGTCGGAGTGGTTTTTAACGGCGAAAAAATGAGCGCGCAAAAGGCGTTTTATCTATCGCTAATAACGCTAAACGCGGTAATGTTAAAGATAATTTAA